From the genome of Paraburkholderia flava, one region includes:
- a CDS encoding PAAR domain-containing protein produces MERADIHGRKQIVVGDATSHGGKVTSGSPSSTWSAAKIPIARKGDRVTCPLCAPHIFEIAEGLAGCEDFDQLMAVEGNKTTCGATLIARHAPDNK; encoded by the coding sequence ATGGAACGCGCAGACATACACGGCAGGAAACAGATCGTGGTCGGTGACGCTACGAGCCACGGCGGCAAGGTGACTTCCGGCAGCCCTTCATCCACCTGGAGCGCCGCGAAAATTCCCATTGCCCGCAAGGGCGATCGGGTCACGTGCCCACTATGCGCACCGCACATCTTTGAAATCGCTGAAGGCCTGGCGGGCTGTGAGGATTTCGATCAGCTCATGGCGGTCGAGGGGAATAAAACCACATGTGGTGCAACGCTAATCGCGCGCCATGCACCGGACAACAAATGA
- a CDS encoding diguanylate cyclase, with the protein MDNERSGAPDRGARIVPEGAQKGAAAEGAYPALDAAHVALHTLPATDVPVMVLLVDDQAIVAEAVRRALADEDGIDFHYCARSDEAMHVAVQTRPTVILQDLVMPGTDGLTLVKAYRSNPALRDVPIIVLSTKEEPVIKSAAFATGANDYLVKLPDRIELVARIRYHSRSYVNLLQRDEAYRALRQSQQQLLEANLELRRLTHSDGLTGLSNRRYLDEYLSAEWRRATRDQAELSLLMIDVDNFKLYNDTYGHVAGDEVLKRIASTVEGCLGRAGDLAARFGGEEFAVVLPGTSMGGVRLLAEKIRAGIEGLQLPHRHAASGAYVTISIGGATVVPEIDSAMTSLIEAADVALYQAKRDGKNRVVVNADPHAVRD; encoded by the coding sequence ATGGACAATGAACGCAGCGGAGCGCCCGACAGGGGCGCGCGCATCGTGCCGGAGGGTGCCCAAAAGGGCGCCGCAGCGGAGGGCGCCTATCCGGCGCTCGACGCCGCGCACGTTGCCCTGCACACACTGCCGGCCACCGACGTGCCGGTGATGGTTTTGCTCGTCGACGATCAGGCAATCGTCGCCGAGGCGGTGCGGCGCGCGCTCGCCGATGAAGACGGCATCGACTTCCACTACTGCGCGCGCTCGGACGAAGCGATGCACGTAGCAGTGCAGACACGGCCGACCGTGATCCTGCAGGACCTCGTGATGCCGGGCACCGATGGGCTCACGCTCGTCAAGGCGTACCGCTCGAATCCGGCGCTGCGCGATGTGCCGATCATCGTGCTGTCGACGAAAGAGGAGCCGGTGATCAAGAGCGCCGCGTTCGCGACCGGCGCGAACGACTACCTCGTGAAGCTGCCGGACCGCATCGAGCTGGTCGCGCGGATCCGCTATCACTCGCGCTCGTACGTGAACCTGCTGCAACGCGACGAGGCGTATCGCGCGCTGCGGCAGTCGCAGCAGCAACTGCTCGAGGCGAACCTGGAGCTGCGGCGCCTCACGCATTCGGATGGTCTGACGGGGTTGTCGAACCGCCGTTATCTCGACGAATACCTGAGCGCCGAGTGGCGCCGCGCGACGCGCGACCAGGCCGAACTGTCGCTGCTGATGATCGATGTCGATAACTTCAAGCTGTACAACGATACGTACGGCCATGTTGCCGGTGATGAAGTGCTCAAGCGGATTGCGTCGACGGTGGAAGGGTGCCTCGGGCGTGCCGGCGATCTGGCTGCGCGCTTTGGCGGCGAAGAATTTGCGGTGGTGCTGCCGGGGACGTCGATGGGCGGCGTGCGGCTGCTCGCGGAAAAGATCCGCGCGGGGATCGAAGGGCTGCAGCTGCCGCATCGTCATGCGGCGAGTGGGGCGTATGTGACGATCAGTATCGGTGGGGCGACGGTGGTGCCGGAGATCGATTCGGCGATGACTTCCTTGATTGAAGCTGCTGATGTTGCGCTTTATCAGGCGAAGCGGGATGGGAAGAATCGGGTGGTGGTGAATGCGGATCCGCATGCGGTTAGGGATTGA